CTAAGGGCCAGTTCGGAAGTTGGTGATTCGGGcagaaaataaaagtaaaagaacTGAAAGATAGAAAGAATTTCTATTGtccagcaattttttttttttttttttttggtttctagGGAGAGATTACAGTCTCTAGATCATAACAAACCCCCCGGGGGGGTTGGTAGCAACCCTTATAACATCTGCACCAAGTATTTGACTCATCCCTTCTGGTGGCTTTTCAATGCAGTTTTGAGCTGCTTCCATGTACAGTTCTCTGGCCAGCCAATCTGCGCTCCTATTTCCTTCCAGGCCAAACATGCGTCAGTTTGCACCACCATTTCTAGGCTCCATTTCTGTTTCAGGAGATTGTTATTTGCTTAGATTGTTCAAATGCTATGATGGTAGGCCATGTATAGAGTATAGAGTAATTGTATTGCATGGTACAAATTAGAGTTCATTTTTTTGGACTATGTTAATTGGTTTTTTTGCTTAATTGACCTTCTGAAATCAACATTTGTATGGAGACAATTTGCGTTGTGAACCAAGGTTAAGATTTGATCCCATTGACAAGTCCTGTGCATCCATAGTTGGGATAATGGGGATCTATAGAAAATTTATGAAACGTACATCTTCTCAATGAGTTAAGAGTATATGTACATGAATGAATCTCAATCATTCAAGTTTAGCACTAAGATTTTGACGAAATGTTGACCTTCACTTTCTAAACAATTGCACAGGCGGCTATTAATTAACTGAGGCTCCTGGGCACTGTTGGTGCTCTTACATTTTCAGAGTTCTTGTTAttcccatttctttttctttcctttcccccttttttttttttctgggaaAGTCATTAACTACATAACCATATTCCATTAAGCAGCAAATAAGAGGCATTAGTGTTGTTGGAATTTCTGAAAGGAACAGATTGCAAAAATTTTGTCCTTTGCGAAATTAATTCAGCCAGTTGCACAGGAATAAAATTATGCACATTTGTACGATGTAAATTTTTCAAAAGCGTgaagtatttttctttttttttgggtttttttagtttagttaataacaaaattactaaaatcacaCTTCCAATCAAGAAAATATGCAGTTAGCCCAGCTGTAGAATTAAATCTTAATCTTGAGTTGGACGTACGTTGTTGTGAATTATCTTGAATAGTTCTATATTGCAACGAGAATGCATGAAAATGATATAAAGTAAAAACCAAAAATGGGGAGCTGATCACAAGACATAAAGAAGACAAAAGCCCACAATCTGGAATCAATTATATCACTTTGAATTCATACATTGGAGACATTCATTATAATTGGAGAGGACCAGCATGAAGAGTCAAAATAGGTACACTTCCTCCTGGAGCCAATTCAAATGCTTGGGATGCAGAATAATTAGGCGTCCAAACATTCCCGGATGAAACAAAATATGCCCCGTTAAGAAATACATCATCCTTGGAATTCCATGACCAATTTTTCCGCCCCGAATCGTTTGAAATTCTCCTGGTAACCTGTCAAAAAATGCCACATCTCCGACGTTGTTAATCCCCCAGGCAATTCTAGATAATTGGGATGCAAACATTTTCTTGCTATAGAATTTATGGGACATGGTCAAATTATAAGAGCAATTATTCAATATTTGAGCACCTGTTTAGCATCAGAATCATTTTTCGCTCTGTAATAGTTGGCTTGGCTCAGTATTGTTGGACACGAGCTGCCACCGATAGCATACATTCCCCATTCATCATACTTATTGTTTGCTACATGAACATATCCGTACCTGACTCTGTAATTATTTCAAAAGACCAGAATCCATCCAAGTTGagaagaaatatatatatatagacggTTTACAAATTAAAACCATTGAAATAAATTCTGAGTAGAGCTTGATTTTACCTAGGAATTCTTTGGGTTAGTCCAGAAGCAAAATGGTTCAATACCAAGGTGACATACATCTTGTTATCCTGGGGAAACTTATCCGAATGCCCTAACAGCATTGCCTGTAAAGAGATCACATCAAACGTTATGAATAGCTGAAATCAAGATCAACCTTTCTAATGTTTATACTTTCCCATTTTGGTCTGGATATTGAACCATATATTTAATTAGTTTCTGtggcttttgatttttttggcattttaccTTGTCATGCTGAGTGAAATAGTTGTTGGACACAGTCACGGCAGTTGATTTATGGGATATGTCAAGAAGACCATCGGCACAATTAGAAAAGTGACAATGATCAACCCAAACATGGCTAGATGAAAGTATTCTAATGCCATCTCCGTCAGGTACTCCATTAGAACTTGTGTTAAGAAGATGATCAGGATCAATCCGAACCAATCCAGGTATCCCACGCAAACATTTACGAAAGTTGATTCCATGGACAATAACATGCTCCACATCATTGATTCTAAGGCAAGGTCCATTTCCAATCTCAACTCTAGCACCTCTTCCATCTATAGTCTTGTAACtattaacaaaaatttcaacGTCTTTCAGTTTTAGGTTCATGTCCCCTTGAAAGACGATCCAAAGAGGTTCCCTCTGGATTGCCCCATATCTGAGTGTCCCCTTTTTGGGGTTGATGGGGTCGTCCGAAGGGTCAGTGACAACATATGTGGCACCATTTTTACCTCCTTGGGCACCAGCTCCATATCCTTTGGCACAATCAGCTAAGGCTTGGCGATTGGTAGCCCAATCCCCGTGTTTTCTCCAACAAGTATCGATCGCATTGAAACCAATGTCCTGATCTGGGGTACTTTTTATCTGAAGGGCTTGGAATGTCGAGAAACAGCAAATGATGGCTAGCATCCGTGAAAGCACTAGGAAATGACTTGATTGTGCCATGGAAAAGATTTGATAAATTGGGATGAGAGGGAAAATTGAATAGCATTTGGGAAGatgatcaacatttttagactTGATATTCATGTTGATCAATTTACTTCTAAACAAATATTACTGATTTTTCTTGCACTTGTAGTCTAGAGCTTCTGATTCCTTATATAAGCTGGAGCTGGTGGAGAACGTAAATTGCAAGCTTGGCACGTAGTGCCCTGATAATTTAAATTGCTTTTGTCCTGTACTTTCAAATCCTGCAGTTATGATAATCTTAAAGATTAAGGATAATTAAGAATTTATTAGTTGCTACAAAAAAAGAATTTATTAGTTTGTTGCAGCAGTTGCAGAatattaaagactctatataTAGAAAGAGAATTCAAGTATTATCATTCTTTAGCGCATTAGCATTGTTTCTTAAATGATCTAGTGCACACTTGGCTTATGAACAAATCCCTCGTGTCACTTGAAATTTAGAAATGTCCCAGATTTTTAACTTCTCCAATGTTCTTTTTAGTTAGTTTACAGGGAATTGTTTTGTATTGGTTCCTAAAAATCGAAATTTGTTAGAATGAATTGGCCTATACATTTAGATGGATTATTTCAAATTGGCCTATACATTTAGAATTTGTATAGCTACAAACGTAGGGATGAAACATATATACAGCTACAGAGCACTTAGGCAAGCTATCCTCACATTCATCCAAGAATGGTACACTTAACTATATCACATCCAGCCTAAACAAGTTTCAGCAATTGTTAATTCTTCAAGTCCAAACTGATTCAACTCAATAAACATGTATAAGCTACATTTAAGCTCATTAGATTTAGGCTCCCTTTGGAGTTGTGATAGCTTGTAAAGAAGCACTTCTGACACAAGTACTTTTATAAAAGTTGCTattaaattatcaaaaattggaCTGCTTAAATTATGGGAAATTAGTTACCAAACATTTTATAACTACTTGGTGGAATTTTATAAAATCAATTAGAATATGCAAATTATATATTATCTCAGTAGTGGCGTTGTGCCATGCCGAGATTCGAAATGGAAATGATTTAAACAGTCTGCACGAACATTACAAAAGGTACAAGATATGTATTTCATAAATCACTTGCTTCCTCGTAAGGCattcaaatttattttattttattttatcaaagaCCTTAAATATTTAGCCACTGGTTGTAGGTGTACAATTTTAAGGTTATCATGATGGCACCAACATTATGGTGCAAGGCACAGGCACCAGTCCAAACCGGTGCTGAATACTGGATCTTTCTTCTGATTAAAGAAGTCATAAAAAAAATCTAACTCCTCGAGATTAATTGGTTATGATACATGGTGGAATTAACGCAGACATCAACTAACAAGCTTTATTCGTAGTGCAGCGCATGGGGCCTGCATCAGCTGTTAAAGCAGGTACCAACGAACCATCGGCCACCGGAAAATTCTGATATCTGTTGTAACCAGGCGCACAGTTTCCATATCCAGATTGAACAAAATATGCTCCATTCATGAATTTATCTTTGGAGGACCTCCatttccaatttttccaaccatttttagCCTCTCTCTTCGTCACCTGTTCAATCAAGCTAGTAATTACTAGGTATTAAAGAAACTATAAATCTTGCAAGTGTTACAGGATTAGAAGATCTCTCTGCTCTAAAGGTTTTAAGTGATATCACAAGATTGGTGAATTAATGTTGTTGGTCATATAATTTGGATTGGCAAGCTGATTAGGTGAAAGAACATCTAGAATGCAGATAGCATCCAAAGAGATTCTAACAACGGCAATTCTTGCCTCACCAAGAAATCAGTTGACCTTACTTGTTTAGCATCAGGACTGTCCGGAGCCATGAAATAGTTCCCTTCGCTGAAAATGGTTGGATTGGCACTTCCACCAATTGCATACATCTCCCATCTATCGTACCTGTTATTTGCCACGTGCGCATAACCTAGCCTAACCCTGAGAGGATTATACGTTAAACTGATGTGCATgagtcatatatatatatattcagacaaaaaaaaaaactgaagaaTTCCCAAACCTTGGCATCCTCTGCACAAGACCAGGACCAAAATGGTTGAAGACTACCGTAACTTTTATGGCTTTATCTTCTGTGTTCTTATCGTTGTGCCCAAATAACATCACCTGCCAATGAAACCCAGTGAGAAAATCTGCTGTACCTACGAAACTAAATTACATGAAAGGCTCACAAATATTGTGTAATTTCTAGCGAAATCTAgtcgaatatatatatatatatatatatatatatatgtgtgtgtataaaTATATAAGCATTTTGCTGACCTTATCATGCTGAGTAAAATAGTTATTGGAAATGGTAAtggcagtggaagcatggataACGTCAATGAGGCCATCGCTGCACCTCGCAAGAGAGCAATGATCAATCCATATATAGGAAGAATCGAAGATATCAATGCCATCTCCGTCCGAGCCACCACGGCGGCCTGTGTGGGTTGAACTGCTCTGGACAATGCCAGCCTTCCCTGGCTTACAGTCATGAATGCTAATCCCATGAATAATCACATGGCTAACATGTTGTACTGTGATGCATGGTCCATAAGCAATCTCCACTTTCACCCCTCTCCCATCAATGGTCTTAAAACTATTTACTATCAGCTCATTTTTCAGAGTTATAACCATGTCCCTAGCAAATATAATCCACAATGGTTTTGTCTGTACAACACCGTGTCTAAGAGTGCCCGGTTTTGGGTGTCCCGGATTATCGGATGGATCTGTGACGATATATGTTGCACCATATTTTCCACCGATTGCATTCTTGCCGAAGCCTATAGCGCAATCGGCCAATGCACGCCGGTTATCTGCCCAGTTAGACCTGCTTCGCCAGCAAGAGtctatgatattcatgacttttcTGGCGGGCTTAGATGCACTAGGGCCAGCAGCTTGGGAGGTGGAGAAAGTGATGCTTAGAAGACTAGTTATGATGATCAGTAGCAAATGAAAACCCTGGGAGGCCATGGCTTGGGAAGTGATAATTTACTTGTGATTATAAGATGTAATATGTCAATTGTGTACAAGATTACAAGGTGGCACACACGATTAACTTAGACGACTTTCTCGTGGTATTGTTTTCTCGAAGATTTAGGGGACGCAAAAGATGTGATTGCACGAATTCAGGTTGTTTCATTGACTTTTCTTATGAATCCAAGTTTTGAGTGCAGAAATGAGGCATTTCTATATTATTTGACCACCAAAGATGTTGTTTATACATTACATTAGGCTCCCTACCGCTCTCCCTCTGCCCCTTGGAGGGGTGCGAGGGGGAAAATAGTTAGGAGAAGAAGCTATTGACTTTTAAATTCTTGATCATTGAATATTAGCCAATTTTGAATGGAGGATGAATGTTTTCACATAATATATTACTACTAAGATTCTCTCTTTCCATTCAGATGTGCATTAGGAATAGTTTTGGTAAACTAAAATATAATAATGTTCATGCAAAGCGAGGAAAATGAGACTAGTAACTGGTAGTCGGAAAAGTGAAATTAGGATAATAAAAAGCAAGAAGGTAAGTTGTACACTTATATTATATACCGTACGTCCTTAATATCTAACCAAACCAAATCCCTCCATTTCCTTCTTCTCTTTGGTAAAATTTGGAATCTCCTTTGAATTGATAAAAGTTCATATTTAGTATTAATTTCTAGTCACAAATtcttatttgattttgaaaGATAAGGATTAACCTATGCATTGGACAGTGACTAGTACATATTTAGAATTCACATGACCTGAATTTTACCGCTCCCCTTTAAGTCTCCGTTCTGTTTCAATATCATCTTGCTATGTCCATTTTATCTCGTACGACAaaggttttttctttttcattggTATGACAGTGATTTTTTTTTACGCCCATAAATGCACTTCTCAATTTTCTCATGTTATTTTCTTCTGtctattttgtattttttagtATCTAAGTCTTGAAACTTACCAAAAGGTCCAAAACTGTTCGTCTCCTAACACCTGTACAGTCATTCTTCCTCGTAagagtccttttttttttttttttttttttttgtctattgTCACTATCTACATTTACTCATACTCCTAATTCTATTCTAACCAATACTACGGAAAATGACCCAACAGGGTCATCAAGAACCAATGGGTACTGAACCACCATCGGACCATACAGGTGCATCAAGCACTCATATGGATCTTAGAAAATCCACATTAAATAGTAACTTTTAGATGGGAGATAAGATTTGAATCTTTGACTTCTCACCTCACAAGATATGTGGTGGCCAACTCCTTTGAAGAAGGTTGGTTTTCCTCGTAAGAGTCAGCTGCACCAACTTTTGTAATCTTTATCTAAGTTGTTGATAGATTCAATCAATAAATATTGATAATGTTTTGGTCTAATGATTAAAGTTTAGATCGTATGAATATAAAGTTTTGAGTTCAATTCTGCCTTTTCTCTCTCCAATTCTTAAATCCATGATAATCGTCATTCTTTCCCATATATTTTTTCTCCTCTCTAGTTTATTAGTATCCTAAAACTCCTCCAGTTTGATAGTTGTATCTTAAATCTATGATTGTTTGACATTTATCATGGTTCAATGTGAGGACTATAAGATTATATATTTTCCACATTttaaagaaacaagaaatagaaattttttttttcattttcttgaccaTCATAAACTTCCTCTCTTTTAATCTTTATCCGAGTACCTCCTTTTTCTAATTCgcttttgattatttttttctctactttttttcTGTCTCTCTGTCATTGATTAGTATTCTCATAGTcactcaaat
Above is a genomic segment from Coffea eugenioides isolate CCC68of chromosome 5, Ceug_1.0, whole genome shotgun sequence containing:
- the LOC113771036 gene encoding putative pectate lyase 2 — protein: MLAIICCFSTFQALQIKSTPDQDIGFNAIDTCWRKHGDWATNRQALADCAKGYGAGAQGGKNGATYVVTDPSDDPINPKKGTLRYGAIQREPLWIVFQGDMNLKLKDVEIFVNSYKTIDGRGARVEIGNGPCLRINDVEHVIVHGINFRKCLRGIPGLVRIDPDHLLNTSSNGVPDGDGIRILSSSHVWVDHCHFSNCADGLLDISHKSTAVTVSNNYFTQHDKAMLLGHSDKFPQDNKMYVTLVLNHFASGLTQRIPRVRYGYVHVANNKYDEWGMYAIGGSSCPTILSQANYYRAKNDSDAKQVTRRISNDSGRKNWSWNSKDDVFLNGAYFVSSGNVWTPNYSASQAFELAPGGSVPILTLHAGPLQL
- the LOC113771037 gene encoding putative pectate lyase 2, whose protein sequence is MASQGFHLLLIIITSLLSITFSTSQAAGPSASKPARKVMNIIDSCWRSRSNWADNRRALADCAIGFGKNAIGGKYGATYIVTDPSDNPGHPKPGTLRHGVVQTKPLWIIFARDMVITLKNELIVNSFKTIDGRGVKVEIAYGPCITVQHVSHVIIHGISIHDCKPGKAGIVQSSSTHTGRRGGSDGDGIDIFDSSYIWIDHCSLARCSDGLIDVIHASTAITISNNYFTQHDKVMLFGHNDKNTEDKAIKVTVVFNHFGPGLVQRMPRVRLGYAHVANNRYDRWEMYAIGGSANPTIFSEGNYFMAPDSPDAKQVTKREAKNGWKNWKWRSSKDKFMNGAYFVQSGYGNCAPGYNRYQNFPVADGSLVPALTADAGPMRCTTNKAC